The following proteins come from a genomic window of Panicum hallii strain FIL2 chromosome 8, PHallii_v3.1, whole genome shotgun sequence:
- the LOC112902722 gene encoding protein FLOWERING LOCUS T-like, giving the protein MFNMSRDPLVVGHVVGDIVDPFITTASLRVFYNNKEMTNGSELKPSQVMSEPRVHISGRDMRTLYTLVMVDPDAPSPSNPTKRENLHWLVTDIPETTDTSFGNEIVPYESPRPTAGIHRFVFILFRQSVRQTTYAPGWRSNFNTRDFAAIYNLGSPVAAVYFNCQRENGCGGRRYIR; this is encoded by the exons ATGTTCAATATGTCTAGGGACCCATTGGTCGTTGGGCATGTTGTGGGGGATATCGTGGATCCCTTCATCACAACAGCATCACTGAGGGTCTTCTACAACAATAAGGAGATGACAAATGGATCCGAGCTTAAACCATCTCAAGTGATGAGTGAGCCAAGGGTCCATATCAGTGGGCGTGACATGAGGACTCTCTACACACTT GTCATGGTGGACCCTGATGCACCAAGCCCCAGTAACCCTACTAAAAGAGAGAACCTTCACTG GTTGGTGACAGACATTCCAGAGACAACTGATACCAGTTTTG GCAACGAAATAGTTCCCTATGAGAGCCCACGTCCTACTGCCGGAATCCATCGCTTtgtgttcatcctgttcaggcAGTCAGTCAGGCAGACCACCTATGCGCCAGGGTGGCGATCAAACTTCAACACCAGGGACTTTGCAGCGATCTACAACCTCGGCTCCCCTGTCGCTGCAGTTTACTTCAACTGCCAGAGAGAGAACGGATGTGGTGGAAGAAGGTACATAAGGTGA